In Nocardia sp. NBC_01327, the genomic stretch ATCAGATTGTGGCAAATCCTCCGCTAGCTACCGGACTTCGGTGTGAGAGCATCGACCACCAGGGTCAGGGCACGCCGGAAACTCTCGATATCGAGCTCCGGCTCCCACGACTGCTGCAGGATGAAACCCTGGATGATGGCCAGGATGATTCGGGTGAAGGCGTCGGCATCGACCTGATCGGGAACCGTCCCTGCCGCCTGCGCCGCGCGGACGAAGTCCAATGCCAGCGTGCGCTGGCCGATACCCTCGCTGATGGATTGCCGGAGTTGATCGTTGACCAGAGATTCGGCCCACACCTGCACGCCGACACGCCGCCGCTGCTGCTCCTCGGGATCGGCGAGCCATTCGAAATAGCTGTCCAGGAACGAGTGCAGGCTCGCCCGCGGGTCGGCGGTGCGGAGCGCTGTCTCGAGGATTTCGCGCTCGCGCCGATGCCGCTGCTCGGCAACGGCATTCACGATCGATTCCTTGCTGGGATACCAGCAGTACACCGCGCCCGGGCTCAAACCCGCTGTCCGGCAAATATCCTGCATGGTGGTCGCGTGCAGGCCGCGTGTCGCGAAGCATTCCATGGCCGCGTCGATGATCCGGCCGCGCCGCTCCTCGGCCGTGCGGGCGGTCAGGCGGGGCATGCGACTCGGGCGAGGGCCACTCGGTACAGCTCGGAGGCGCGGTCCGGCCGACCGGCCGTGCCGAAGTAGCGCCGTCCGGCCGCAGCGGTCGATTCCTCCCACAGCAGTTCGTAGCCGCGTCCGATCAGGAAGTCGCGCAATTGTTCCGGCCGCAGACCGAAGGTCCACGGCTCGCCGACCGTGGCCACACTGCGCATCCAGCGCGCGGCCTCCGGAAATTCGGTGCTGCCATCGATGACTCCGGCATGCACGAAGGTGAAGACCAGGCGGCTGCCGGGCGCGCTGAGACCGTGCACGATCTCCAGGGTGCGATCGACGGCCTCGGCGGTCAGATAGTTGGTGACGCCTTCCCAGAGGAACAGGGACTGCGCGTCCTCGGCGAATCCGGCTGCCCGGAGCGCGGTTTCGAGATCGTCCCGTTCGAAGTCGACCGCGACGAATCGGACATGGTCGACCGATCTGCCCGAGCGCCGGACGGCGGCGATCTTCTCCGCCTGAGTCTCGTGCCGGTCGATTTCGATCACCTTGACATCGCGCAGCCCGTCCAGTCGCCATGCGCGGCTGTCGAATCCCGCGCCGAGCACCACGAATTGCCGAATCCCGGCCTCGAGAGCCTCCGAGACGGCGTCGTCGATCAGCCGGGTGCGCGCTACGGCAGACGGCCGCGGCCCCGGAAAGGCCAGGTCGTACACGCGCGGCACGATCCGCCCCAGCACCGGTATGCGAGCCAGCGCCGCCACGCCGCGCAGGGGCCCGGACAGGAATGCCGTAGCGAGG encodes the following:
- a CDS encoding TetR/AcrR family transcriptional regulator, whose product is MPRLTARTAEERRGRIIDAAMECFATRGLHATTMQDICRTAGLSPGAVYCWYPSKESIVNAVAEQRHRREREILETALRTADPRASLHSFLDSYFEWLADPEEQQRRRVGVQVWAESLVNDQLRQSISEGIGQRTLALDFVRAAQAAGTVPDQVDADAFTRIILAIIQGFILQQSWEPELDIESFRRALTLVVDALTPKSGS
- a CDS encoding class I SAM-dependent methyltransferase, which produces MAPSFTAQTMALQRAMETAQPANSRLFTDPLATAFLSGPLRGVAALARIPVLGRIVPRVYDLAFPGPRPSAVARTRLIDDAVSEALEAGIRQFVVLGAGFDSRAWRLDGLRDVKVIEIDRHETQAEKIAAVRRSGRSVDHVRFVAVDFERDDLETALRAAGFAEDAQSLFLWEGVTNYLTAEAVDRTLEIVHGLSAPGSRLVFTFVHAGVIDGSTEFPEAARWMRSVATVGEPWTFGLRPEQLRDFLIGRGYELLWEESTAAAGRRYFGTAGRPDRASELYRVALARVACPA